One Pseudothermotoga sp. genomic window carries:
- the rpmB gene encoding 50S ribosomal protein L28 produces the protein MAKRCEICGKEPVAGKNVSHSNRHTPRMFRPNVQRVKVILEDGTIKTMKVCAKCLKAGKVKKAAVV, from the coding sequence ATGGCAAAAAGGTGCGAGATCTGTGGCAAAGAACCCGTGGCTGGTAAGAATGTGAGCCATTCAAACCGGCACACACCAAGGATGTTCAGGCCAAACGTTCAAAGAGTGAAGGTGATACTGGAGGATGGAACGATCAAAACGATGAAGGTGTGTGCCAAATGCTTGAAAGCAGGAAAAGTGAAGAAAGCAGCAGTAGTTTGA
- a CDS encoding adenine phosphoribosyltransferase, whose translation MDLKAFIRNIPDFPTKGIIFRDVTPLLRNPAAFQRAIDEMTRTMHGLNFDLIVSPEARGFIFGATLAYRLGKGFVPVRKPGKLPYETVSVEYALEYGSAQLHMHSDAIQNGQSVIIVDDVLATGGTASAIADLVKSVGGKVVGMCFLIELTYLNPREKLRNYDVRSVLTY comes from the coding sequence GTGGATCTGAAAGCTTTCATCAGAAATATTCCTGATTTTCCCACAAAAGGTATCATATTTCGAGATGTCACACCTTTGTTGAGAAATCCTGCGGCTTTCCAAAGGGCAATCGATGAAATGACTAGAACTATGCATGGTTTGAACTTCGATCTCATAGTTTCTCCCGAAGCTCGTGGATTCATTTTCGGTGCGACTTTGGCTTACAGACTTGGCAAAGGTTTCGTACCTGTGAGGAAACCGGGGAAGCTCCCTTACGAAACTGTCTCTGTTGAGTACGCTCTCGAGTATGGAAGCGCACAGCTTCATATGCATTCGGATGCCATCCAAAATGGTCAAAGTGTGATCATCGTGGACGATGTTCTGGCAACGGGTGGCACAGCATCGGCTATAGCCGACTTAGTAAAAAGTGTGGGTGGTAAAGTGGTGGGAATGTGTTTTCTCATAGAACTGACCTATTTGAACCCGAGAGAGAAGTTGAGGAACTACGACGTTCGATCTGTCCTCACCTATTGA
- the panC gene encoding pantoate--beta-alanine ligase, with product MFVVEKVVDMKRLAESHRSAGKWIGFVPTMGYLHEGHLSLVRRCRSENDTVVVSIFVNPTQFGPNEDYANYPRDLKRDLSMLEKENVDYVFVPTVEEMYPKNYSTYVIEENLSRYLCGKSRPTHFKGVCTIVTKLFNIVKPHRAYFGQKDAQQFRIIRRMVKDLNMDVEVIECPIVREQDGLAMSSRNVYLVGEERKQALALYQSLKIAEQLYQSGERNAERIKQKMLEHFAKYDLVKVDYVEIVDEETLQPVGQLDGKVLVAVAAWVGKARLIDNTILG from the coding sequence ATGTTCGTCGTTGAAAAAGTCGTGGATATGAAGCGTCTAGCTGAATCGCATAGAAGCGCAGGAAAGTGGATCGGTTTCGTTCCAACGATGGGCTATCTGCATGAAGGACATTTGTCTTTAGTAAGACGTTGCCGCAGTGAGAACGACACGGTCGTTGTCAGCATATTCGTCAATCCAACTCAGTTCGGGCCGAATGAAGATTACGCGAATTATCCTCGCGATTTGAAAAGAGACCTATCGATGTTGGAAAAGGAGAACGTCGATTATGTATTCGTGCCGACCGTGGAAGAGATGTATCCAAAAAACTATTCGACGTACGTGATCGAAGAGAACCTGTCGAGATACCTGTGCGGTAAATCTCGTCCAACTCATTTCAAAGGTGTATGCACCATCGTCACGAAGCTGTTCAACATTGTGAAACCACACCGTGCTTATTTTGGGCAAAAGGATGCTCAACAGTTCAGGATTATACGCAGAATGGTTAAAGATCTCAACATGGACGTTGAGGTTATAGAATGTCCCATAGTGAGAGAACAAGATGGATTAGCCATGAGTTCGAGAAACGTTTATCTAGTTGGTGAAGAAAGAAAGCAAGCTTTGGCGTTGTATCAATCGTTGAAGATCGCCGAACAACTTTACCAGTCAGGTGAGAGAAACGCTGAAAGAATCAAACAAAAGATGTTGGAACATTTTGCGAAATACGATCTTGTCAAAGTGGACTATGTGGAAATCGTTGATGAAGAAACACTTCAACCTGTGGGACAGTTGGATGGAAAGGTTCTGGTCGCCGTGGCCGCCTGGGTCGGGAAGGCCCGCTTGATTGACAACACGATACTTGGATGA
- the murQ gene encoding N-acetylmuramic acid 6-phosphate etherase gives MNEHKPITEMRNPKSFGIDSKNTAEILKIINEEDALVALAVREALPQIERLVETCIEVLRSNGKVFYVGAGTSGRIAFMDAVELVPTYGISEDVFVPIIAGGFEALRRSIEGVEDSEEEGKKDLLNHGISSKDLVIGIAASGSTPYVRGALSLARQLGCKTALICNVDKPPLGHLADIVVSVVTGPEVITGSTRMKAGTAQKMVLNMFSTAVMIKLGKVYDNLMIDVLVLNEKLRRRAIDMIVQLAKTDEETAKITLEKANFNVKLAVLHLISKKSFEECQKVLSVQPNLRKAITMLGG, from the coding sequence ATGAACGAACACAAACCGATCACAGAGATGAGGAATCCAAAATCTTTTGGTATTGACAGCAAGAACACGGCTGAAATTTTGAAAATTATAAACGAAGAAGATGCTTTGGTTGCTCTGGCTGTGCGCGAAGCGTTACCACAGATAGAGAGACTGGTTGAAACATGCATCGAAGTTCTGCGATCGAACGGAAAAGTTTTCTACGTCGGTGCTGGAACCAGTGGAAGGATAGCTTTCATGGATGCCGTGGAACTCGTGCCAACTTACGGTATTTCAGAGGATGTATTCGTCCCAATCATCGCTGGAGGTTTCGAAGCATTACGCAGATCGATCGAAGGAGTTGAAGATTCAGAAGAAGAAGGAAAAAAAGATCTTTTGAATCACGGCATCAGCTCGAAGGATCTAGTCATTGGCATAGCTGCAAGTGGAAGTACGCCTTATGTGAGAGGAGCTCTTTCCTTGGCAAGGCAACTTGGTTGTAAGACTGCCCTGATCTGCAACGTGGACAAGCCACCGTTGGGTCATCTTGCGGACATAGTTGTGTCAGTCGTCACCGGACCTGAGGTAATAACCGGCAGTACACGTATGAAAGCTGGAACGGCACAGAAAATGGTTCTGAACATGTTCAGTACAGCTGTGATGATAAAACTCGGCAAGGTGTATGACAATTTGATGATAGATGTGCTCGTTCTGAATGAAAAACTGAGAAGAAGAGCAATAGATATGATTGTACAACTAGCAAAAACGGATGAAGAAACTGCTAAAATAACCCTTGAAAAGGCAAATTTCAATGTCAAACTTGCCGTGCTGCATTTGATTTCGAAGAAGAGTTTTGAAGAATGTCAAAAGGTTCTCAGTGTTCAACCGAATTTGAGGAAAGCGATCACAATGTTGGGGGGATGA
- a CDS encoding iron-containing alcohol dehydrogenase has protein sequence MENFVFHNETKLIFGKGTIEKIGEEIKVAGLKKVLMLCGSGSIKKNGVYDLATESLKKGQISWVEVWGIKPNPVLSKVHEAVEIARKEKVEAILGIGGGSVIDSAKAVAAGVVYAGDIWDAFVGKYKVEKALPVFAILTISATGTEMNGNAVITNEKTQEKLAVSSKALYPKVSIIDPSVQASLPKEQTVYGAVDAIAHILEYYFDGSDALAQDELSEALIRTIMVCTEKLLNDPNDYEARANFAWSATLALNGLTAAGRRGGDWACHRIEHSLSAIYDIAHGAGLAIVFPAWMKHVWRQKPQQFIRFAKKVFSITSDGETAALDGIEAFKSWLRRMGAPVSLRDVNIPSSDLDKIVENVFRSGRTLGQLKKLDRSDVKKILELAF, from the coding sequence ATGGAAAACTTCGTGTTCCATAACGAAACTAAACTCATTTTTGGGAAAGGAACTATAGAAAAGATCGGCGAAGAAATCAAGGTTGCCGGGTTGAAAAAAGTCTTGATGTTGTGTGGTAGTGGTTCCATAAAGAAGAATGGAGTCTACGATCTTGCAACAGAGTCTCTCAAAAAGGGCCAGATATCCTGGGTTGAAGTTTGGGGTATCAAACCCAATCCCGTGCTTTCAAAAGTACACGAAGCGGTGGAGATCGCCAGAAAAGAGAAAGTCGAAGCTATACTGGGAATCGGCGGTGGTAGCGTCATAGACTCTGCTAAAGCTGTTGCGGCAGGCGTTGTTTATGCTGGTGATATATGGGATGCTTTCGTCGGTAAATATAAAGTTGAAAAAGCCTTGCCTGTTTTCGCTATCTTGACGATCTCGGCCACCGGAACTGAAATGAATGGAAACGCCGTGATAACCAACGAGAAGACGCAAGAAAAACTTGCCGTCAGTTCAAAAGCGTTGTATCCGAAAGTTTCGATAATTGATCCTTCGGTTCAAGCAAGTTTGCCTAAAGAACAAACTGTTTACGGCGCTGTGGACGCAATCGCGCACATTCTGGAATATTACTTTGATGGTTCAGACGCTCTAGCTCAAGACGAACTCAGTGAAGCTTTGATAAGAACTATTATGGTGTGTACGGAGAAATTGTTGAACGATCCAAACGACTATGAAGCGAGGGCAAACTTCGCATGGAGCGCGACATTGGCGCTGAATGGTTTGACCGCGGCAGGCAGACGCGGTGGAGATTGGGCTTGTCACAGAATAGAGCATTCTTTGAGTGCTATCTATGACATAGCTCACGGTGCGGGACTCGCGATCGTTTTTCCTGCTTGGATGAAGCATGTTTGGAGGCAAAAACCCCAACAGTTCATCAGATTCGCCAAGAAAGTTTTCTCGATAACTAGCGATGGTGAAACTGCAGCATTGGATGGAATAGAAGCTTTCAAATCTTGGCTGAGAAGAATGGGAGCTCCGGTATCCCTGAGGGATGTGAACATTCCATCTTCTGATCTGGACAAAATAGTAGAAAACGTCTTCAGATCTGGTAGAACTCTTGGTCAGCTCAAAAAATTGGACAGAAGCGATGTGAAAAAGATTTTGGAACTCGCATTTTAA
- the coaE gene encoding dephospho-CoA kinase (Dephospho-CoA kinase (CoaE) performs the final step in coenzyme A biosynthesis.) has product MKLVVGLTGRTGSGKSTVANMLKQFGASVIDVDKIGHEVLQDESVKEELRQLFGSEIFSGDEIDRVKLGRIVFDDEEKLKALEKIVHPLIRERVSKRLESMSGVVVLDAAILKRIGLDKLCDAIITVKCDDEKIIERLRAKGLTEVEIKKRLFAQRDISEEGFIVENDSDIESLREKVIHIYKQLLKGGVGS; this is encoded by the coding sequence CTGAAGCTTGTAGTTGGATTAACTGGAAGAACAGGGAGTGGTAAGAGCACCGTTGCAAATATGCTCAAGCAATTTGGAGCCAGTGTCATCGATGTTGATAAGATTGGACACGAAGTGTTGCAGGATGAATCAGTGAAAGAGGAGTTGAGACAACTTTTCGGCTCAGAAATCTTCTCGGGTGATGAAATCGACAGAGTAAAGCTAGGAAGGATAGTTTTCGATGATGAGGAAAAGCTCAAAGCGCTCGAGAAGATCGTACATCCTTTAATCAGAGAACGAGTTTCAAAAAGATTGGAGAGCATGTCGGGTGTAGTCGTGCTGGACGCAGCAATTTTGAAAAGGATAGGACTTGACAAACTGTGTGATGCCATAATCACTGTCAAGTGTGATGATGAAAAAATCATCGAGAGATTGAGAGCAAAAGGGCTCACAGAAGTTGAGATCAAAAAAAGACTTTTCGCTCAGAGAGATATTTCTGAGGAAGGTTTCATCGTCGAAAACGATTCGGACATTGAGTCTCTCAGAGAAAAAGTAATTCACATTTACAAACAATTACTTAAGGGAGGTGTCGGTTCATGA
- a CDS encoding GntR family transcriptional regulator: MEEYPVPLYYRVYKDLKRKILDGEYRPGDRIPPEIELVRTFGVSRLTVRRALDELKSEGLITRHKGKGTFIVGRKEEEAMNVLKGFTDKAKEEGFSVKSHVLDNKLIEVPAELCGIFGLEQGTMVVLLRRVRFLNDDPVAIESAYLNPAVDVRILNILKKDMSKESLYEFLRNELKIPLIRAMEELELTQVSTPDAKHLGIQPGTCALLRKRYTYTTNGKCVEFVRSIYRGDKYKFKMELRSEGAFER, encoded by the coding sequence GTGGAAGAATATCCTGTTCCTCTGTATTATCGAGTTTATAAGGATCTGAAACGTAAGATTCTGGACGGAGAGTACAGACCTGGTGACAGAATCCCACCAGAGATCGAGTTAGTGAGAACATTCGGCGTGAGTAGATTGACCGTTCGCCGAGCATTGGATGAACTCAAGTCTGAAGGTCTCATAACTAGGCACAAAGGTAAAGGAACATTCATCGTTGGTCGTAAAGAAGAAGAGGCAATGAACGTTTTGAAAGGCTTCACCGACAAGGCAAAGGAAGAAGGGTTCAGTGTCAAATCACACGTCTTGGACAACAAACTCATTGAAGTCCCAGCGGAATTGTGTGGTATCTTTGGCCTCGAACAAGGCACCATGGTTGTATTACTCAGGCGCGTGAGATTTCTGAACGATGATCCCGTTGCTATAGAGAGTGCTTATTTGAACCCCGCGGTGGATGTGAGGATATTGAACATATTGAAAAAAGACATGTCAAAAGAATCCCTCTATGAATTCCTTAGGAACGAACTGAAGATACCACTGATCAGAGCAATGGAGGAACTCGAACTCACACAAGTCTCTACTCCTGATGCTAAACATTTGGGAATTCAACCTGGGACGTGCGCCTTGTTGAGAAAGCGTTACACTTATACAACGAATGGAAAATGTGTTGAGTTCGTGCGCTCTATTTACAGAGGAGATAAATACAAGTTCAAGATGGAACTCAGATCAGAAGGCGCGTTTGAAAGGTGA
- a CDS encoding GNAT family N-acetyltransferase, whose protein sequence is MILKGKRVILRPVEISDIDRLLNINDEEVRQYLLSVFPLNRLREEEWIKNLYTSQKDVVFAIVPVELGQLVGTTGLHNIDWVNRCAEFGIAITERNFWGLGLGTEATELTLKYAFEYLNLNRVQLRVYEYNPRAIHVYEKCGFLKEGILRKARYLKGRYYDVIMMGILAEEYFAKKS, encoded by the coding sequence ATGATTCTTAAAGGAAAAAGAGTCATCTTGAGGCCTGTCGAAATTTCAGACATCGATAGGCTTTTGAACATCAACGATGAAGAAGTCAGACAGTACCTTTTGAGTGTTTTCCCATTGAACAGGCTCAGAGAAGAAGAATGGATAAAAAATCTTTATACGAGCCAAAAAGACGTTGTATTCGCGATTGTTCCAGTAGAATTAGGCCAACTCGTTGGCACCACGGGTTTGCACAACATTGACTGGGTGAACAGGTGTGCCGAATTCGGCATAGCCATAACGGAGAGAAATTTCTGGGGCCTCGGGTTGGGAACGGAAGCAACTGAGCTCACTTTAAAATACGCTTTTGAGTATCTCAACCTCAACCGTGTTCAGTTACGAGTGTACGAATACAATCCACGTGCAATCCATGTTTATGAAAAATGTGGTTTTCTGAAGGAAGGCATCCTGAGAAAGGCAAGATACTTGAAAGGGAGATACTACGATGTGATCATGATGGGTATACTCGCCGAGGAATATTTCGCTAAGAAATCTTGA
- a CDS encoding DUF5317 domain-containing protein — protein MILDVFIVSLLLSLIFKKRLYHLHETKIRLVYLFPLPFILQFLQVENRVLMMIASYSILFFLLVINWKIEGFKYIFFGSALNFVAIMLGGGRMPVYGPLAAAMGLTPSIKHTLLERFNVILLIGDIIPAYTPWCRKFLISIGDVFVYIGLVVFMLTKSESSPFKRAF, from the coding sequence ATGATACTGGATGTTTTCATCGTTTCGCTGCTTTTATCTCTTATATTCAAAAAGAGACTGTATCACCTTCACGAAACGAAAATAAGGTTAGTCTATCTCTTCCCTCTGCCTTTCATCTTACAGTTCCTACAAGTTGAAAACAGAGTTTTAATGATGATAGCTTCCTATTCAATCTTGTTCTTCCTTCTTGTGATCAACTGGAAGATAGAAGGTTTCAAGTACATATTTTTCGGCTCGGCTTTGAACTTTGTTGCCATCATGCTCGGTGGTGGGAGAATGCCAGTCTATGGTCCTCTGGCAGCCGCCATGGGCCTGACACCGAGCATCAAGCATACATTGTTGGAAAGATTCAATGTCATTTTGCTGATCGGCGATATAATACCTGCTTATACACCTTGGTGTAGAAAGTTTCTGATCAGTATTGGAGATGTGTTCGTTTATATAGGTTTGGTCGTATTCATGCTCACCAAGTCAGAGAGCTCACCTTTCAAACGCGCCTTCTGA
- a CDS encoding glucose-6-phosphate isomerase, producing the protein MLKFDFSFMFEPNVKDGINEEDIARLQPVLSQIVEETAREKPSFVKILFDRNLMESLEDLREWILNFDSLVVIGIGGSSLGTAALASALKPFDWNYLSKAERGGYLRIFFLENVDPDYTASVLDRIDLRTTVFNVVSKSGSTAECLAHYQIIRGLLEIKGLKPSEHIVFTTDPKKGLLRKIAERDKIVALDIPPELGGRFSVLSAVGLFPAMAIGIDVKALVDGAKDAYMKCVVLDVWKNPSAMMTACYYLHKLKGRRITVMMPYSNRLYTLADWFRQLWAESLGKKYSLTGEIVYEGLTPIKALGVVDQHSQLQLYNEGPDDKTITFIEVEKFDREVLIPSIHQDEEIAYLNDKKLSELLKNELLGTERSLAFNGRPSMRIIFPSINAYELGQFFMYYEFTTTLMGKLLKIDPFDQPGVELGKQITYSLMGRKGFEEMKFPEPTKKVVIE; encoded by the coding sequence ATGCTCAAATTCGATTTCAGCTTCATGTTCGAGCCTAACGTGAAAGATGGCATCAATGAAGAAGATATTGCCAGGTTGCAACCTGTTCTTAGTCAGATAGTGGAAGAAACGGCGCGCGAAAAGCCTTCGTTCGTTAAGATCCTGTTCGATCGCAATCTGATGGAATCTTTGGAAGATTTGAGAGAATGGATTCTGAACTTCGATAGTCTCGTGGTCATAGGCATAGGTGGTTCCAGTCTTGGAACTGCCGCTTTAGCCAGTGCGTTGAAACCTTTCGACTGGAATTATCTATCCAAGGCGGAGCGCGGAGGTTATCTGAGGATCTTTTTCCTGGAAAATGTTGATCCAGATTATACTGCTTCTGTGTTGGATCGCATAGATCTTCGCACCACCGTTTTCAATGTGGTTTCGAAGTCAGGCTCAACGGCGGAATGCCTTGCACACTATCAAATCATCAGGGGTCTGCTTGAGATCAAAGGTTTGAAACCATCGGAGCACATCGTGTTCACAACGGACCCAAAGAAGGGTTTACTCAGAAAGATCGCAGAGCGTGACAAGATAGTCGCTTTGGATATACCACCGGAACTGGGTGGTAGATTCAGTGTCCTCTCGGCAGTGGGGCTTTTCCCAGCGATGGCTATAGGAATCGACGTGAAAGCTCTGGTGGATGGAGCTAAGGATGCTTACATGAAGTGCGTTGTGTTGGACGTTTGGAAGAATCCCTCGGCAATGATGACCGCTTGTTATTATTTGCACAAGCTCAAAGGTAGACGGATCACGGTTATGATGCCATATTCGAATCGGTTATACACACTGGCTGATTGGTTTAGACAACTGTGGGCTGAAAGCTTGGGGAAGAAATATTCGCTCACAGGGGAGATCGTGTATGAAGGTCTAACACCTATAAAAGCCCTTGGCGTGGTTGATCAACATTCACAGCTTCAACTTTACAATGAAGGACCAGACGATAAAACCATCACGTTCATTGAGGTTGAAAAATTTGACAGAGAGGTTCTGATACCCTCTATCCATCAAGATGAGGAAATCGCCTATCTTAATGATAAGAAACTCTCGGAGTTGCTCAAAAATGAATTGCTTGGAACGGAGAGATCTTTAGCCTTCAATGGACGGCCGAGTATGAGGATAATCTTTCCATCGATCAACGCTTACGAGCTTGGTCAGTTCTTCATGTACTACGAGTTCACTACGACACTCATGGGGAAACTTTTGAAGATCGATCCGTTCGATCAACCCGGTGTTGAGTTGGGTAAGCAGATCACTTACTCTCTGATGGGAAGAAAAGGTTTTGAAGAGATGAAATTTCCAGAACCAACGAAGAAGGTTGTGATCGAATGA
- a CDS encoding zinc-binding dehydrogenase — translation MSVRGDPFGRHRVVEPKGKLPQPAWKLDNDTTKLYDNEMLIEVIKLNVDAASFTQIKNEVGLDEKKIAERIMQIVRERGKLHNPVTGSGGMLIGIVKMIGKDLNVDVKVGDKIATLVSLSLTPLNLKKIKKVYLDRDQVDVEGEAILFETGVFARLPEDMPESVALAILDVAGAPIQTARLVSPSDLVLVIGAGGKSGVLCCYVAKKYAGPTGKVVALVHSERSVSELEKLGFVDDVFVSDAQEAVGSYEKFLQITRGRLADVVINVVNVPDTEMTSILCARERGKVYFFSMATSFTKAALGAEGIGKDVDMIIGNGYAKNHAEFALKIVRENPKLYELFLERYGEK, via the coding sequence ATGAGTGTGAGGGGAGATCCATTCGGGAGGCATAGAGTGGTCGAACCGAAGGGAAAACTACCTCAGCCTGCGTGGAAACTGGATAATGACACAACGAAGTTGTACGATAACGAAATGTTGATAGAAGTGATCAAATTGAATGTGGATGCAGCTTCTTTCACTCAGATAAAGAACGAAGTGGGATTAGATGAGAAAAAAATCGCTGAGAGGATCATGCAGATCGTTCGAGAACGTGGTAAGTTACATAATCCCGTGACAGGTTCCGGTGGTATGCTCATAGGCATAGTGAAAATGATCGGAAAAGATCTAAATGTGGATGTGAAAGTTGGTGATAAAATAGCAACACTTGTCTCGCTCAGTTTAACACCATTGAACTTGAAAAAGATAAAGAAAGTTTATCTAGATAGAGATCAAGTTGATGTCGAAGGTGAAGCGATACTTTTCGAAACCGGGGTTTTTGCTCGACTGCCTGAAGATATGCCTGAGTCTGTGGCGCTCGCGATACTCGATGTGGCGGGAGCTCCGATCCAAACGGCGAGGCTCGTCTCGCCCTCCGATTTGGTGCTAGTTATTGGTGCTGGTGGTAAATCTGGGGTGCTCTGTTGCTACGTAGCAAAAAAATATGCAGGGCCAACTGGTAAAGTTGTGGCGCTGGTACACTCAGAAAGATCCGTGAGTGAGTTGGAGAAACTGGGCTTCGTGGACGATGTTTTTGTCTCCGATGCACAGGAAGCTGTTGGTTCTTACGAGAAATTCCTTCAAATCACTCGTGGAAGACTCGCGGACGTTGTGATCAACGTGGTGAACGTGCCAGATACTGAGATGACTTCAATATTGTGCGCTAGAGAGAGAGGGAAAGTTTATTTCTTCTCTATGGCGACGAGTTTCACCAAAGCGGCACTCGGTGCCGAGGGTATAGGTAAAGATGTGGACATGATCATAGGTAATGGTTATGCGAAGAATCATGCCGAGTTTGCATTGAAGATTGTTAGAGAAAATCCAAAACTCTACGAACTCTTCTTAGAAAGGTATGGTGAAAAATGA
- a CDS encoding ABC transporter substrate-binding protein: MRKFLVILSIVLFVAFALAKVKVTFWHAMGGGHGQTLQEIVNFFNQQRPDIEVEAVYIGTYSALQQKLLAAAQAGGLPTISQAYSNWTAKLIYSGIVEQLNAYVNDPKIGLSKAEWEDIWEPMRLNCMWGDKIYAVPFNKSIYVLYVNTDALALAGLKIPETIGELKRAAILMTEDFNNDGKIDQYGFGFRSTVDHFQVFLALNGGSILQKGPDGKWKVTINSPESREALQFLLDLKDKYALVQGGYLDGPFGEGKIAMFIETVASKPYVDSASKGKHGWTWAPVPVWKTRNVQFAGTDVIMFSTAKPEEKRAAWEFMKFLISPEITAYWAVKTGYLPVRKSATETAIWKKYVAEDPAAQVPLIQLPYGVFDPQIGVWAEIRNIVGTMVSDVLYGKKTVEEGLAWAEAEIKRELAKEGM, encoded by the coding sequence ATGAGAAAGTTTCTGGTGATTTTGTCGATTGTACTGTTCGTAGCGTTCGCTTTAGCAAAGGTTAAGGTCACGTTCTGGCATGCGATGGGCGGAGGACACGGTCAAACTTTGCAGGAAATCGTCAATTTCTTCAATCAGCAACGTCCGGATATCGAAGTCGAAGCCGTATACATCGGAACCTATTCTGCTCTACAGCAGAAACTGCTTGCCGCTGCACAGGCCGGAGGACTTCCGACGATCTCTCAAGCTTATTCGAACTGGACCGCAAAACTCATTTACTCTGGTATTGTCGAACAACTGAACGCTTATGTGAACGATCCGAAGATAGGCTTGTCCAAAGCGGAGTGGGAAGACATCTGGGAACCTATGAGGTTGAACTGCATGTGGGGCGATAAGATCTATGCTGTGCCTTTCAACAAGAGTATCTACGTGCTGTACGTGAACACGGACGCACTTGCACTCGCTGGGCTAAAGATACCGGAGACCATAGGTGAGTTGAAGAGAGCCGCGATATTGATGACGGAGGATTTCAACAACGATGGAAAGATCGATCAGTACGGATTTGGATTCAGATCTACAGTGGACCATTTCCAAGTTTTCCTGGCTTTGAATGGAGGCTCGATACTCCAAAAAGGTCCAGACGGTAAATGGAAAGTGACGATCAACAGTCCAGAATCTAGAGAGGCTCTTCAATTTTTGCTCGATTTAAAGGATAAATACGCTCTGGTACAGGGTGGTTATCTGGATGGACCATTCGGTGAAGGAAAAATAGCCATGTTCATCGAAACGGTGGCGAGTAAACCTTACGTCGATTCTGCTTCGAAGGGTAAGCATGGTTGGACTTGGGCACCAGTGCCTGTATGGAAAACACGCAACGTTCAGTTCGCAGGTACAGACGTGATCATGTTCAGCACTGCAAAGCCTGAAGAGAAAAGAGCAGCTTGGGAATTCATGAAGTTTCTGATATCCCCAGAGATCACGGCATATTGGGCTGTCAAGACTGGATATCTACCTGTCAGAAAGAGTGCGACGGAGACTGCCATTTGGAAGAAATATGTTGCGGAAGACCCAGCGGCGCAGGTACCATTGATTCAACTTCCGTACGGTGTTTTTGACCCGCAGATTGGTGTTTGGGCTGAAATAAGGAATATCGTTGGTACTATGGTGAGTGACGTGCTGTACGGGAAGAAAACTGTAGAAGAAGGTTTAGCTTGGGCGGAGGCAGAGATAAAGAGAGAACTCGCAAAGGAAGGTATGTAA